The Vulpes lagopus strain Blue_001 chromosome 14, ASM1834538v1, whole genome shotgun sequence genome window below encodes:
- the RNF34 gene encoding E3 ubiquitin-protein ligase RNF34 isoform X2 has protein sequence MKAGATSMWASCCGLLNEVMGTGAVRGQQSGFAGGTGPFRFAPNSDFSTYPSVPMEGPNIVCKACGLSFSVFRKKHVCCDCKKDFCSVCSVLQENLRRCSTCHLLQETAFQRPQLMRLKVKDLRQYLILRNIPIDTCREKEDLVDLVLCHHGLGSEDDLDTSSLNSSRSQSSSFFAHSFFSNHTAPSATVSSFQGDFMGGDQILGSGVLAQVQSEIASANTEEEDDEDDDEDDEDDDDEENLEERTPGLSEKRVRASLSDLSSLEDVEGMSVRQLKEILARNFVNYSGCCEKWELVEKVNRLYKENEENQKSYGERLQLQDEEDDRLCRICMDAVIDCVLLECGHMVTCTKCGKRMISVSTSWRHHLTTNCLQLPRPKTPVCSMQPSGAASRERLRKQTSPAHSPVAVATPSDHGRYFIQLWSEAPTQK, from the exons GCGGGTGCCACGTCTATGTGGGCTTCATGCTGTGGGCTGCTGAATGAAGTCATGGGAACTGGAGCTGTCAGGGGCCAGCAGTCAGGATTTGCAGGAGGTACCGGTCCATTCAGATTTGCACCAAATTCTGATTTTTCCACTTACCCATCAGTACCTATGGAGGGGCCTAATATAGTTTGCAAAGCCTGTGGACTTTCCTTTTCAGTCTTTAGAAAGAAG CATGTATGTTGCGACTGCAAGAAGGATTTTTGCTCCGTTTGTTCAGTCTTACAAGAAAATCTCCGTAGATGTTCCACATGTCACTTATTACAAGAGACGGCCTTTCAGCGCCCTCAGTTAATGCGACTAAAAGTCAAGGATCTCCGGCAATATCTCATTCTTCGAAACATCCCAATTGATACCTGTCGAGAGAAAGAAGACTTGGTAGATTTAGTACTCTGCCACCATGGGCTGGGCTCTGAGGATGACCTGGACACAAGCAGCCTGAATTCCTCACGATCCCAGAGTTCTAGCTTTTTtgcacattcatttttttcaaaccaTACAGCCCCTTCTGCTACCGTGTCTTCATTTCAGGGAGACTTTATGGGTGGAGACCAGATCTTGGGATCTGGAGTTCTGGCACAG GTACAAAGTGAAATAGCTTCAGCCAACACAGAAGAGGaggatgatgaagatgatgatgaagatgatgaggatgatgacgATGAAGAAAACTTGGAGGAGCGG ACTCCTGGCCTCTCTGAGAAGCGAGTAAGAGCTTCACTATCTGACCTATCAAGCCTAGAAGATGTGGAAGGAATGAGCGTGCGCCAGCTGAAGGAAATCCTGGCTCGGAATTTTGTCAACTATTCTGGCTGTTGTGAAAAATGGGAGCTGGTAGAGAAAGTAAACCGGTTAtacaaagagaatgaagaaaaccaaaagtcat ATGGTGAGCGACTGCAGCTGCAGGATGAGGAAGATGATCGCTTGTGCCGTATCTGCATGGATGCTGTCATTGACTGTGTCCTGCTTGAGTGCGGGCACATGGTCACCTGCACCAAGTGTGGCAAGCGCATGA TTTCTGTGTCTACCAGCTGGAGACATCACCTCACAACCAACTGCCTCCAGCTGCCCCGGCCCAAGACTCCCGTGTGCAGCATGCAGCCTTCAGGAGCTGCCTCCAGGGAGAGGTTGAGGAAACAGACATCCCCTGCCCACTCCCCTGTGGCAGTGGCAACACCAAGTGACCACGGAAGGTATTTCATACAGCTGTGGTCAGAGGCACCCACTCAG aaatag
- the RNF34 gene encoding E3 ubiquitin-protein ligase RNF34 isoform X1 produces MKAGATSMWASCCGLLNEVMGTGAVRGQQSGFAGGTGPFRFAPNSDFSTYPSVPMEGPNIVCKACGLSFSVFRKKHVCCDCKKDFCSVCSVLQENLRRCSTCHLLQETAFQRPQLMRLKVKDLRQYLILRNIPIDTCREKEDLVDLVLCHHGLGSEDDLDTSSLNSSRSQSSSFFAHSFFSNHTAPSATVSSFQGDFMGGDQILGSGVLAQVQSEIASANTEEEDDEDDDEDDEDDDDEENLEERTPGLSEKRVRASLSDLSSLEDVEGMSVRQLKEILARNFVNYSGCCEKWELVEKVNRLYKENEENQKSYGERLQLQDEEDDRLCRICMDAVIDCVLLECGHMVTCTKCGKRMISVSTSWRHHLTTNCLQLPRPKTPVCSMQPSGAASRERLRKQTSPAHSPVAVATPSDHGRYFIQLWSEAPTQVSYLAP; encoded by the exons GCGGGTGCCACGTCTATGTGGGCTTCATGCTGTGGGCTGCTGAATGAAGTCATGGGAACTGGAGCTGTCAGGGGCCAGCAGTCAGGATTTGCAGGAGGTACCGGTCCATTCAGATTTGCACCAAATTCTGATTTTTCCACTTACCCATCAGTACCTATGGAGGGGCCTAATATAGTTTGCAAAGCCTGTGGACTTTCCTTTTCAGTCTTTAGAAAGAAG CATGTATGTTGCGACTGCAAGAAGGATTTTTGCTCCGTTTGTTCAGTCTTACAAGAAAATCTCCGTAGATGTTCCACATGTCACTTATTACAAGAGACGGCCTTTCAGCGCCCTCAGTTAATGCGACTAAAAGTCAAGGATCTCCGGCAATATCTCATTCTTCGAAACATCCCAATTGATACCTGTCGAGAGAAAGAAGACTTGGTAGATTTAGTACTCTGCCACCATGGGCTGGGCTCTGAGGATGACCTGGACACAAGCAGCCTGAATTCCTCACGATCCCAGAGTTCTAGCTTTTTtgcacattcatttttttcaaaccaTACAGCCCCTTCTGCTACCGTGTCTTCATTTCAGGGAGACTTTATGGGTGGAGACCAGATCTTGGGATCTGGAGTTCTGGCACAG GTACAAAGTGAAATAGCTTCAGCCAACACAGAAGAGGaggatgatgaagatgatgatgaagatgatgaggatgatgacgATGAAGAAAACTTGGAGGAGCGG ACTCCTGGCCTCTCTGAGAAGCGAGTAAGAGCTTCACTATCTGACCTATCAAGCCTAGAAGATGTGGAAGGAATGAGCGTGCGCCAGCTGAAGGAAATCCTGGCTCGGAATTTTGTCAACTATTCTGGCTGTTGTGAAAAATGGGAGCTGGTAGAGAAAGTAAACCGGTTAtacaaagagaatgaagaaaaccaaaagtcat ATGGTGAGCGACTGCAGCTGCAGGATGAGGAAGATGATCGCTTGTGCCGTATCTGCATGGATGCTGTCATTGACTGTGTCCTGCTTGAGTGCGGGCACATGGTCACCTGCACCAAGTGTGGCAAGCGCATGA TTTCTGTGTCTACCAGCTGGAGACATCACCTCACAACCAACTGCCTCCAGCTGCCCCGGCCCAAGACTCCCGTGTGCAGCATGCAGCCTTCAGGAGCTGCCTCCAGGGAGAGGTTGAGGAAACAGACATCCCCTGCCCACTCCCCTGTGGCAGTGGCAACACCAAGTGACCACGGAAGGTATTTCATACAGCTGTGGTCAGAGGCACCCACTCAGGTAAGCTACCTCGCCCCTTGA
- the RNF34 gene encoding E3 ubiquitin-protein ligase RNF34 isoform X4, translated as MKAGATSMWASCCGLLNEVMGTGAVRGQQSGFAGGTGPFRFAPNSDFSTYPSVPMEGPNIVCKACGLSFSVFRKKHVCCDCKKDFCSVCSVLQENLRRCSTCHLLQETAFQRPQLMRLKVKDLRQYLILRNIPIDTCREKEDLVDLVLCHHGLGSEDDLDTSSLNSSRSQSSSFFAHSFFSNHTAPSATVSSFQGDFMGGDQILGSGVLAQVQSEIASANTEEEDDEDDDEDDEDDDDEENLEERTPGLSEKRVRASLSDLSSLEDVEGMSVRQLKEILARNFVNYSGCCEKWELVEKVNRLYKENEENQKSYGERLQLQDEEDDRLCRICMDAVIDCVLLECGHMVTCTKCGKRMSECPICRQYVVRAVHVFKS; from the exons GCGGGTGCCACGTCTATGTGGGCTTCATGCTGTGGGCTGCTGAATGAAGTCATGGGAACTGGAGCTGTCAGGGGCCAGCAGTCAGGATTTGCAGGAGGTACCGGTCCATTCAGATTTGCACCAAATTCTGATTTTTCCACTTACCCATCAGTACCTATGGAGGGGCCTAATATAGTTTGCAAAGCCTGTGGACTTTCCTTTTCAGTCTTTAGAAAGAAG CATGTATGTTGCGACTGCAAGAAGGATTTTTGCTCCGTTTGTTCAGTCTTACAAGAAAATCTCCGTAGATGTTCCACATGTCACTTATTACAAGAGACGGCCTTTCAGCGCCCTCAGTTAATGCGACTAAAAGTCAAGGATCTCCGGCAATATCTCATTCTTCGAAACATCCCAATTGATACCTGTCGAGAGAAAGAAGACTTGGTAGATTTAGTACTCTGCCACCATGGGCTGGGCTCTGAGGATGACCTGGACACAAGCAGCCTGAATTCCTCACGATCCCAGAGTTCTAGCTTTTTtgcacattcatttttttcaaaccaTACAGCCCCTTCTGCTACCGTGTCTTCATTTCAGGGAGACTTTATGGGTGGAGACCAGATCTTGGGATCTGGAGTTCTGGCACAG GTACAAAGTGAAATAGCTTCAGCCAACACAGAAGAGGaggatgatgaagatgatgatgaagatgatgaggatgatgacgATGAAGAAAACTTGGAGGAGCGG ACTCCTGGCCTCTCTGAGAAGCGAGTAAGAGCTTCACTATCTGACCTATCAAGCCTAGAAGATGTGGAAGGAATGAGCGTGCGCCAGCTGAAGGAAATCCTGGCTCGGAATTTTGTCAACTATTCTGGCTGTTGTGAAAAATGGGAGCTGGTAGAGAAAGTAAACCGGTTAtacaaagagaatgaagaaaaccaaaagtcat ATGGTGAGCGACTGCAGCTGCAGGATGAGGAAGATGATCGCTTGTGCCGTATCTGCATGGATGCTGTCATTGACTGTGTCCTGCTTGAGTGCGGGCACATGGTCACCTGCACCAAGTGTGGCAAGCGCATGAGTGAGTGTCCCATCTGCCGGCAGTATGTGGTGCGCGCCGTGCACGTGTTCAAGTCCTGA
- the RNF34 gene encoding E3 ubiquitin-protein ligase RNF34 isoform X3, with amino-acid sequence MKSWELELSGASSQDLQEHVCCDCKKDFCSVCSVLQENLRRCSTCHLLQETAFQRPQLMRLKVKDLRQYLILRNIPIDTCREKEDLVDLVLCHHGLGSEDDLDTSSLNSSRSQSSSFFAHSFFSNHTAPSATVSSFQGDFMGGDQILGSGVLAQVQSEIASANTEEEDDEDDDEDDEDDDDEENLEERTPGLSEKRVRASLSDLSSLEDVEGMSVRQLKEILARNFVNYSGCCEKWELVEKVNRLYKENEENQKSYGERLQLQDEEDDRLCRICMDAVIDCVLLECGHMVTCTKCGKRMISVSTSWRHHLTTNCLQLPRPKTPVCSMQPSGAASRERLRKQTSPAHSPVAVATPSDHGRYFIQLWSEAPTQVSYLAP; translated from the exons ATGAAGTCATGGGAACTGGAGCTGTCAGGGGCCAGCAGTCAGGATTTGCAGGAG CATGTATGTTGCGACTGCAAGAAGGATTTTTGCTCCGTTTGTTCAGTCTTACAAGAAAATCTCCGTAGATGTTCCACATGTCACTTATTACAAGAGACGGCCTTTCAGCGCCCTCAGTTAATGCGACTAAAAGTCAAGGATCTCCGGCAATATCTCATTCTTCGAAACATCCCAATTGATACCTGTCGAGAGAAAGAAGACTTGGTAGATTTAGTACTCTGCCACCATGGGCTGGGCTCTGAGGATGACCTGGACACAAGCAGCCTGAATTCCTCACGATCCCAGAGTTCTAGCTTTTTtgcacattcatttttttcaaaccaTACAGCCCCTTCTGCTACCGTGTCTTCATTTCAGGGAGACTTTATGGGTGGAGACCAGATCTTGGGATCTGGAGTTCTGGCACAG GTACAAAGTGAAATAGCTTCAGCCAACACAGAAGAGGaggatgatgaagatgatgatgaagatgatgaggatgatgacgATGAAGAAAACTTGGAGGAGCGG ACTCCTGGCCTCTCTGAGAAGCGAGTAAGAGCTTCACTATCTGACCTATCAAGCCTAGAAGATGTGGAAGGAATGAGCGTGCGCCAGCTGAAGGAAATCCTGGCTCGGAATTTTGTCAACTATTCTGGCTGTTGTGAAAAATGGGAGCTGGTAGAGAAAGTAAACCGGTTAtacaaagagaatgaagaaaaccaaaagtcat ATGGTGAGCGACTGCAGCTGCAGGATGAGGAAGATGATCGCTTGTGCCGTATCTGCATGGATGCTGTCATTGACTGTGTCCTGCTTGAGTGCGGGCACATGGTCACCTGCACCAAGTGTGGCAAGCGCATGA TTTCTGTGTCTACCAGCTGGAGACATCACCTCACAACCAACTGCCTCCAGCTGCCCCGGCCCAAGACTCCCGTGTGCAGCATGCAGCCTTCAGGAGCTGCCTCCAGGGAGAGGTTGAGGAAACAGACATCCCCTGCCCACTCCCCTGTGGCAGTGGCAACACCAAGTGACCACGGAAGGTATTTCATACAGCTGTGGTCAGAGGCACCCACTCAGGTAAGCTACCTCGCCCCTTGA